Within Oceanidesulfovibrio indonesiensis, the genomic segment GGCGCAACGAAGAGCCCAAGGTAATCGTCACGGAATTCAACAACGTGACCACGGCGTTTCTCGTCTCCGGCGTCACGCGCATCCACCGCATCAGCTGGGAAGAGGTGGAGCCGCCAAACGCGTACGTGGCGTCCATGTCCAACAACTCCATCACCGGCGTGGTCAAGCTGGAGAACCGCATCGTCTTCATCCTGGACCTGGAGAAAATCGTGGCCGATCTGAACCCGGGCCTGGCCATGCGCCTGGACGATGCCGTGGACTGGACTTCGACCGAGACTTACCGCGCCGTCGTGGCCGACGACTCCACCCTGATCCGCGAGATGCTCAAGGATCTGCTGGAAAAGGCCGGCTTCGTGGTCACCACCTTCAATAATGGCCGCGACGCCTGGGAAGCGCTCGAAGAACTGAAGAGCAAAGCGGAAGTCGAGGAACGCCCCATCAGTGATTTCGTCCATGTGGTCGTCTCGGATATCGAGATGCCGGCCATGGACGGCCACAACCTCACCAAGCGCATCAAGGAAGACCTCACCCTGCGCGAGCTGCCCGTGATCCTCTTTTCCTCCCTCATCACGGACAAGCTCCGCCACAAAGGAGACTCCGTTGGTGCGGACGACCAGATATCCAAGCCCGAGGTCACGCAGCTGGCTCAGCGCGCCAAGGTGCTCATCGAGCAGAAATCCGGAGCGACAGCGGACTGAGGTCATATTACCGAGACCACAACATGGTATAACAATCTGCTCCAAGTATAAGCGCTGGATACGGAATCCCGGAGGACTGTATGGAGCAGCCTGTCCAGGTCGGCGTTGTAGGAGACGGATAGTTCACGGTTCGAGACTGAGCTTTCGGACAGGTGGATTCCTGATTATGCGCAGGTTGCGTTCACAATTCATCGATGCCTTCCCAAGCATGGCGGACAGGGCGACTCTGCAAGGAAGCGGAAAACGAGGTGGGGATGAAACGG encodes:
- a CDS encoding chemotaxis protein, producing the protein MAQTNILLESGTNELEIVEFYLEEEAPPGEEKAYRGYYGVNVAKVLEIIRQPKITEMPEVNHPSVLGAFNQRSNIIPLVDLAMWLGKDRRRNEEPKVIVTEFNNVTTAFLVSGVTRIHRISWEEVEPPNAYVASMSNNSITGVVKLENRIVFILDLEKIVADLNPGLAMRLDDAVDWTSTETYRAVVADDSTLIREMLKDLLEKAGFVVTTFNNGRDAWEALEELKSKAEVEERPISDFVHVVVSDIEMPAMDGHNLTKRIKEDLTLRELPVILFSSLITDKLRHKGDSVGADDQISKPEVTQLAQRAKVLIEQKSGATAD